A region from the Flavobacteriales bacterium genome encodes:
- a CDS encoding type IX secretion system membrane protein PorP/SprF, with amino-acid sequence MRWQQFVIALCFGAPALAQQDPQYTQYMFNMLALNPAYAGSADRLQIKALSRHQWVGFEGAPTTQTLTAHAPVWHESLCIGGTILRDEHGPVTQYGFNVDVAYRIFFSKTKLAFGIKGGLNLFQGRFAELSPLQSNDQVFQANVTSKTDPQFGFGVMYYGDRGYIGLSTPKFLRTEFYETDSLAFVSETGQRPHWFLSAGYVFDLSTYTKLKPTMLLKAVNGAPMSFDVSLNFLFYEKFWLGAMYRHQDAVGAMAQYLISDRFSVGYAYDFPLSSMRDYSGGSHEIMLGLELGKKISGIRSPRYF; translated from the coding sequence ATGCGTTGGCAACAATTCGTGATCGCGCTCTGCTTCGGTGCCCCGGCGCTGGCCCAGCAGGATCCGCAGTACACGCAGTACATGTTCAACATGCTGGCGCTGAACCCCGCCTATGCGGGCAGTGCGGACCGGCTGCAGATCAAAGCCCTCAGCCGCCACCAATGGGTGGGCTTCGAAGGCGCGCCCACCACGCAGACGCTCACCGCTCACGCACCGGTATGGCACGAGAGCCTGTGCATCGGAGGAACGATCCTGCGCGATGAGCACGGTCCGGTGACCCAGTACGGTTTCAACGTCGACGTGGCCTACCGCATCTTCTTCAGCAAAACGAAACTGGCCTTCGGCATCAAGGGCGGCTTGAACCTGTTCCAAGGGCGCTTCGCGGAGCTGAGCCCGTTGCAGAGCAACGACCAGGTGTTCCAAGCGAACGTGACGAGCAAGACCGATCCGCAGTTCGGTTTCGGTGTGATGTACTACGGCGATCGCGGTTACATCGGCCTGAGCACGCCGAAATTCCTGCGCACCGAGTTCTACGAAACGGACAGTCTGGCCTTCGTGAGCGAGACCGGTCAGCGGCCCCACTGGTTCCTCAGCGCAGGCTACGTGTTCGACCTGAGCACCTACACCAAGCTGAAGCCCACCATGCTGCTGAAGGCCGTGAACGGTGCGCCGATGAGCTTCGACGTGAGCCTCAACTTCCTGTTCTATGAGAAGTTCTGGCTGGGCGCCATGTACCGCCACCAGGATGCCGTGGGCGCCATGGCGCAGTACCTCATCAGCGATCGTTTCTCCGTGGGCTACGCCTACGACTTCCCGCTGAGCAGCATGCGCGACTACAGCGGCGGCAGCCACGAGATCATGCTCGGTCTTGAGCTCGGCAAGAAGATCTCCGGCATCCGTTCACCGCGCTACTTCTGA
- a CDS encoding carboxypeptidase regulatory-like domain-containing protein gives MKQTNTPVMNARPTMRLLLLLSFLLPLFAQAQHLKQRMAEKALTEFDYPLAASIYEDIVASGKADASDLRALSKAYTNMGEWAKAEATYKQVMTGATNCTDMMRYGDLLRANGKYSEAITWYQRCNASNADEARAAAYAKDTTLFTRLTREGFGSTVRTIPINSPMADLGVAIMDDLLIFSSARGEGVGGTRSYAWDHQPFLNLYTALLKGNTADDPLVMRKDVNSRYHDGTVTYDSLAHRLYFTRNNWYYGVPEKADNGELKLGIYYCDITTGEYNNKEWGNLVPFDHNDKQSNTGHPCVSRDGRRIYFASDRPGGQGGTDIWFCDNLGGKWGVPQNMGPKVNTSGDEMHPFIGMDSTLYFASTGHPGLGGMDIFMSRLTSKGPGRVLNMGAPLNSRTNDHGLVLLRDDSTGFFVSDRTGGKGSDDIYGTTVRKPGIFLKGIVVEKGTNAPIDGSTVVIKDAAGNMMSGAIIEMLPGGKFTIEVPYEERYTVAGSKNGYLRKEVGVDTENDDLDNIVIELEKYDYGAEGTVTNANTGEKLTDALVVLMDAQGSKLAEMKTGADGRYTFPLKPENDYRISVEKDGFFKQSARISTKGKPNAVIVTDFKLVPLEVGATIRLENIYYDLAKWNIRKDAAVELDKLVATLMENPTVTIELSSHTDCRGKDQYNMDLSTKRAKSAVEYLVKNGIAKERVQSKGYGETKPSETCECTKCNDDQHQRNRRTEFTVLSK, from the coding sequence ATGAAGCAGACGAATACACCAGTGATGAACGCACGCCCAACGATGCGCCTTCTCCTGCTCCTCTCCTTCCTCCTGCCGCTGTTCGCACAAGCGCAGCACCTGAAGCAGCGCATGGCCGAGAAGGCGCTCACGGAGTTCGACTATCCGCTAGCGGCCAGCATTTACGAAGACATTGTGGCCAGCGGCAAGGCCGACGCATCGGACCTGCGTGCGCTCAGCAAGGCGTACACCAACATGGGCGAATGGGCCAAGGCCGAAGCCACGTACAAGCAGGTGATGACCGGCGCTACCAACTGCACCGACATGATGCGCTACGGCGATCTGCTGCGCGCCAACGGCAAGTACAGCGAGGCCATCACATGGTACCAACGCTGCAATGCCAGCAATGCCGACGAAGCGCGTGCCGCCGCCTACGCCAAGGACACCACGCTCTTCACCCGCCTCACCCGCGAAGGCTTCGGCAGCACGGTGCGCACCATCCCCATCAACAGCCCCATGGCCGACCTCGGTGTGGCCATCATGGACGACCTGCTCATCTTCTCCAGCGCGCGGGGCGAAGGCGTGGGCGGCACAAGGAGCTACGCATGGGACCATCAGCCCTTCCTGAACCTCTACACCGCTCTGCTGAAAGGAAACACCGCCGACGACCCGCTGGTGATGCGCAAGGACGTGAACAGCCGCTACCACGACGGTACGGTCACCTACGATAGTCTCGCACACCGCCTCTACTTCACCCGCAACAACTGGTATTACGGTGTGCCGGAGAAGGCCGACAACGGCGAGCTGAAGCTGGGCATCTACTACTGCGACATCACCACCGGCGAATACAACAACAAGGAGTGGGGCAACTTGGTGCCGTTCGATCACAACGACAAACAATCCAACACCGGCCACCCGTGCGTGAGCCGCGATGGGCGCCGCATCTACTTCGCCAGTGACCGGCCCGGCGGGCAGGGCGGAACCGACATCTGGTTCTGCGATAACCTCGGCGGCAAGTGGGGCGTGCCCCAGAACATGGGCCCCAAGGTGAACACCAGCGGTGACGAGATGCACCCCTTCATCGGCATGGACAGCACGCTGTACTTCGCCAGTACTGGGCACCCTGGCTTGGGCGGCATGGACATCTTCATGAGCCGTCTGACCAGCAAAGGCCCGGGCCGCGTGTTGAACATGGGCGCACCGCTCAACAGTCGCACCAACGACCACGGCCTGGTGCTGCTGCGCGACGACAGCACGGGCTTCTTCGTGAGCGACCGCACGGGCGGCAAAGGCAGCGACGACATCTACGGCACCACCGTGCGCAAACCCGGCATCTTCCTCAAGGGCATCGTGGTGGAGAAGGGAACGAACGCACCCATCGACGGTTCAACGGTGGTCATCAAGGACGCTGCGGGCAACATGATGTCCGGCGCCATCATCGAGATGCTCCCCGGTGGGAAGTTCACCATTGAAGTGCCCTACGAAGAGCGCTACACCGTGGCCGGCAGCAAGAACGGCTACCTGCGCAAGGAGGTGGGCGTGGACACCGAGAACGACGACCTGGACAACATCGTGATCGAACTGGAGAAGTACGACTACGGTGCAGAAGGCACGGTGACCAACGCAAACACCGGCGAGAAGCTCACCGATGCACTGGTGGTGCTCATGGACGCACAGGGCAGCAAGTTGGCGGAGATGAAGACCGGTGCCGACGGCCGGTACACCTTCCCGTTGAAGCCCGAGAACGACTACCGCATCAGCGTTGAGAAGGACGGCTTCTTCAAACAGAGCGCACGCATCAGCACCAAGGGCAAGCCGAACGCGGTCATCGTCACCGACTTCAAACTGGTGCCGTTGGAAGTGGGTGCCACCATCCGCCTGGAGAACATTTACTACGACCTGGCAAAGTGGAACATCCGGAAGGATGCAGCGGTGGAACTGGACAAGCTGGTGGCCACACTGATGGAGAACCCCACGGTGACCATCGAGCTGAGCAGCCACACCGACTGCCGCGGCAAGGACCAGTACAACATGGACCTGAGCACCAAGCGCGCGAAGAGCGCCGTGGAGTACCTGGTGAAGAACGGCATCGCCAAGGAGCGTGTGCAGAGCAAGGGCTACGGCGAAACCAAGCCGAGCGAGACCTGCGAGTGCACAAAGTGCAACGACGACCAGCACCAGCGGAACAGGCGCACGGAGTTCACGGTGTTGTCGAAGTAA
- the trmB gene encoding tRNA (guanosine(46)-N7)-methyltransferase TrmB, producing the protein MAKAKQPKFAENLTFAHVLQPAFAEVMEDRFAMKGRWNRDFFKRDAPLVVELGCGKGEYSTGLAALQPQCNYVGVDIKGARIWRGARTVKEQGLTNVGFLRTHVDQITSCFAQGEVSAIWLTFSDPQISKARKRLTAPMFLERYRNILVPDGVVNLKTDSPLLYEYTLEQIAEQQLPLLESSADVYGELMPRLAPDMQAVLNIRTHYERLWLAEGRTIHYCRFRVRR; encoded by the coding sequence ATGGCCAAAGCCAAACAACCCAAGTTCGCGGAGAACCTCACGTTCGCGCATGTGCTGCAACCCGCCTTCGCCGAGGTGATGGAGGACCGCTTCGCGATGAAGGGCCGCTGGAACCGCGACTTCTTCAAGCGCGATGCACCGCTGGTGGTGGAGCTGGGCTGCGGCAAGGGCGAGTACAGCACGGGCCTCGCAGCGTTGCAACCGCAATGCAACTACGTGGGCGTTGACATCAAGGGCGCCCGCATCTGGCGCGGCGCACGCACCGTGAAGGAGCAGGGCCTCACCAACGTGGGCTTCCTGCGCACGCACGTCGATCAGATCACCAGCTGCTTCGCGCAAGGAGAAGTGAGCGCCATCTGGCTCACCTTCAGCGACCCGCAGATCAGCAAGGCCCGCAAGCGCCTCACCGCACCGATGTTCCTGGAGCGCTACCGCAACATCCTGGTACCCGACGGCGTGGTGAACCTGAAGACCGACAGCCCGCTGCTCTACGAGTACACCCTGGAGCAGATCGCAGAACAACAACTCCCCTTGCTGGAGAGCAGCGCCGATGTGTACGGCGAGCTGATGCCGAGACTAGCACCGGACATGCAAGCAGTGCTCAACATCCGCACGCACTACGAGCGATTGTGGTTGGCCGAGGGGAGGACGATCCACTACTGCCGGTTCCGGGTGAGGAGGTGA
- a CDS encoding SMI1/KNR4 family protein produces MTKEEYLMLLSDFDTFKASGGISEATIAEVEATIGFVLPDEFRFFLSQFGTLQVGSESILGLGGPQHEDLLKNYRSFLEWKPTSFLLLPICADGFGNYHCIDLRSPDRDHRPVVFFRHDDPDDLTPEVIASSFDAWFKTIIEEANE; encoded by the coding sequence ATGACCAAGGAGGAGTACCTCATGTTGTTGTCGGACTTTGACACCTTCAAGGCCAGCGGAGGAATTTCCGAAGCGACCATTGCGGAGGTCGAAGCGACCATCGGTTTCGTCCTCCCTGACGAGTTTAGATTTTTCCTCTCACAGTTCGGCACCTTGCAGGTAGGGAGCGAATCGATACTTGGTCTAGGTGGACCGCAGCACGAGGATCTGTTGAAGAACTACAGGTCCTTCTTGGAATGGAAGCCAACCAGCTTCTTGTTATTGCCGATCTGCGCGGATGGTTTCGGGAACTACCATTGCATCGACTTGCGCTCACCGGATAGAGATCATCGGCCCGTCGTATTCTTTCGGCATGACGATCCCGATGATCTGACACCTGAGGTCATTGCTTCGTCGTTTGACGCGTGGTTCAAGACCATCATCGAGGAAGCCAATGAATGA
- a CDS encoding serine hydrolase — protein MRFLIALSFTCILLVPARTAAQGMYFPPLTGTAWDTLSPASLGWCQHRIDSLYAFLEQKNTKGFAVLKDGRLVLEKYFGTFTQDSLWYWASAGKTLTAFMVGQAQEQGFLDIDDSTSQYLGAGWTSLTPQQEGAITLRHQLTMTTGLNDFALGGADCTDPACLEYEADPGTRWAYHNAPYTLLREVLQNATGQNPNVWTNQQVGSRIGMSGLWLNLGWNNVYFSTVRGMARYGHLLLNRGIWDTDTLLNDDAYFTAMSTPSQSLNPSYGYLTWLNGQSSYMLPGLQLQLPGPLNPNAPTDMVAALGKNDQKIHVVPGEGLVVVRMGNSSDTTSLVPIVFDMELWSYINALSCGLGMSEADANDAWQVLPVADGFTVQCPRGETLLSYAVVDATGRTVVAGAPQGGVVNTAALRPGVHFLLLRTASGREHVHRFVR, from the coding sequence ATGCGCTTCCTCATCGCTCTGTCCTTCACCTGCATCCTTCTTGTCCCGGCGCGCACTGCCGCGCAAGGCATGTACTTCCCGCCGCTCACCGGCACTGCGTGGGATACCCTTTCGCCCGCGTCGCTCGGCTGGTGCCAGCACCGCATCGATTCGCTTTACGCCTTCCTGGAGCAGAAGAACACCAAGGGCTTCGCGGTGCTGAAAGACGGTCGGCTGGTGCTGGAGAAGTACTTCGGCACCTTCACGCAGGACAGCCTGTGGTACTGGGCCAGCGCGGGCAAAACGCTCACCGCCTTCATGGTGGGCCAGGCGCAAGAGCAAGGCTTCCTGGACATTGACGACAGCACCAGCCAATATCTGGGCGCGGGTTGGACCAGTCTCACACCGCAGCAGGAGGGTGCCATCACCCTGCGCCATCAGCTTACCATGACCACCGGCCTGAACGACTTCGCCTTAGGCGGCGCCGACTGCACCGACCCCGCGTGCCTGGAGTACGAAGCCGACCCCGGCACGCGCTGGGCCTACCACAACGCGCCCTACACACTGCTACGTGAGGTTTTGCAGAACGCCACCGGCCAGAACCCGAACGTGTGGACCAACCAGCAGGTGGGTTCGCGTATCGGCATGAGCGGCCTGTGGCTCAACCTCGGTTGGAACAACGTCTATTTCAGCACCGTGCGCGGCATGGCCCGCTACGGCCACCTGCTGCTGAACCGCGGCATCTGGGATACCGACACCTTGCTGAACGACGATGCGTACTTCACCGCGATGTCAACGCCCAGCCAGTCGCTCAACCCGAGCTACGGCTACCTCACATGGCTCAACGGCCAGAGCTCTTACATGCTGCCTGGCCTGCAACTGCAATTGCCCGGTCCGCTGAACCCCAATGCGCCAACTGATATGGTTGCCGCATTGGGCAAGAACGACCAGAAGATCCACGTGGTGCCCGGCGAGGGCCTGGTGGTGGTGCGCATGGGCAACAGCTCCGATACCACATCGCTGGTGCCCATCGTGTTCGACATGGAGCTATGGTCGTACATCAACGCACTCAGCTGCGGCCTCGGCATGAGCGAAGCCGATGCCAACGATGCGTGGCAGGTGCTGCCCGTTGCCGATGGCTTCACTGTGCAATGCCCGCGTGGCGAAACACTGCTGAGCTATGCCGTGGTGGATGCGACCGGTCGCACCGTGGTTGCTGGCGCACCGCAGGGTGGTGTGGTGAATACCGCAGCGTTGCGTCCCGGCGTGCACTTCCTGCTGTTGCGCACGGCAAGCGGGAGGGAGCATGTGCACCGGTTCGTGCGGTAG
- a CDS encoding tRNA glutamyl-Q synthetase: MSFFRTRIAPTPSGFLHAGNGINFSAVWQLAKANNGTILLRIDDLDAERARTEYIDDIFSTLEWLGITWQEGPAGVEDFLKNWSQHQRMEQYEALLNDLRARDLLYACDCSRAQVAAASADGSYRSTCRTLRKSLDDPNMAWRLKLPPNAAATFHELGNGIVQHAIGGGDPVVRSRASGAAPPRPAYHVASLVDDHHFGISTVVRGEDLLPSTALQVHLAEVTGNTAFAQAHFLHHPLSTDAQGRKLSKSAGADALREWRAQGRSPQEIHTAARALLTARGLLPDAG, translated from the coding sequence ATGTCTTTCTTCCGCACCCGCATAGCCCCCACGCCCAGCGGCTTCCTGCACGCGGGCAACGGCATCAACTTCAGCGCGGTGTGGCAATTGGCGAAGGCCAACAACGGAACCATCCTTCTGCGCATCGACGACCTGGATGCGGAACGTGCGCGGACGGAATACATCGACGACATCTTCAGCACGTTGGAATGGCTGGGCATCACATGGCAGGAAGGACCAGCCGGGGTGGAGGATTTCCTGAAGAACTGGAGCCAGCATCAGCGCATGGAGCAGTACGAAGCACTGCTCAACGACCTGCGCGCTCGCGACCTGCTCTACGCTTGCGATTGCTCGCGTGCACAGGTGGCTGCAGCTTCCGCGGATGGTAGCTACCGCAGCACCTGCCGGACGTTGCGCAAGTCTCTTGATGACCCGAACATGGCGTGGCGCTTGAAGTTGCCACCGAACGCCGCTGCCACCTTCCATGAACTGGGCAACGGCATTGTGCAACACGCCATCGGTGGTGGCGACCCCGTGGTGCGCTCGCGGGCCAGCGGTGCCGCGCCGCCACGTCCGGCCTACCATGTCGCATCGCTGGTGGACGACCACCACTTCGGCATCAGCACCGTAGTGCGCGGCGAGGACCTGCTGCCCAGCACCGCGTTGCAGGTGCACTTGGCGGAAGTCACGGGCAACACCGCGTTCGCGCAAGCACACTTCCTGCACCACCCCCTGAGCACCGATGCCCAAGGCCGCAAGCTCAGCAAGAGCGCAGGCGCCGATGCCCTGCGCGAATGGCGCGCCCAAGGGCGTTCCCCGCAGGAGATACACACTGCGGCCCGAGCCTTGCTAACGGCCCGCGGCCTGCTGCCCGATGCAGGCTGA
- a CDS encoding type II toxin-antitoxin system RelE/ParE family toxin, whose product MMYRVEVARTAEREIHRLPRDIQVRILRALTGLEKDPRPSGSRKLVGAQDLWRIRIGMYRVIYLINDGIKLVRVERAGHRSDVYR is encoded by the coding sequence CTGATGTACCGGGTCGAGGTCGCTCGTACTGCGGAGCGGGAGATCCATCGTTTGCCGCGCGATATCCAAGTGAGGATACTGCGGGCGCTGACAGGGCTGGAGAAAGACCCACGTCCATCAGGAAGCAGGAAGCTTGTCGGCGCACAAGACCTCTGGCGCATCCGCATCGGCATGTACCGTGTGATCTACCTTATCAACGATGGCATCAAGCTGGTTCGCGTTGAGCGGGCCGGGCACCGCAGCGACGTGTATCGGTGA
- the glmM gene encoding phosphoglucosamine mutase — MTLIKSISGIRGTIGGTPGDNLTPIDVARYASAFGTMIKQRSGKQRPVCILGRDARLSGPMVGDLVRAALVGLGFEVIDLGLATTPTVEMAVPGEGADAGIILTASHNPKQWNALKLLNAKGEFISAADGAEVLRIAEENAFTFAGVDELGGVRTDASWTQKHIDAILALDLVDVAAIRAKNFKVVVDAVNSVGGVAVPQLLKALGVKDVVELYCEPNGKFPHNPEPLPEHLQDICALVKKESAHLGICVDPDVDRLALVCEDGSLFGEEYTLVACADHVLASRPGDTVSNLSSTRALNDVAARHGRTRHASAVGEVNVVELMRKVNAPIGGEGNGGVILSELHYGRDALAGIALFLTLLAKRGGTCSALRRSYPDYFISKNKIDASTALGMTGQENGLQAILDSMQRKYAAQPHSTVDGLRIEFGNEWVHLRRSNTEPIIRIYAESSTPAAADALAKRIMAELGELAGVKV, encoded by the coding sequence ATGACCCTCATCAAAAGCATCTCCGGCATCCGCGGCACCATCGGCGGCACACCGGGCGACAACCTTACACCGATCGACGTGGCGCGCTACGCCTCGGCGTTCGGAACGATGATCAAGCAGCGCAGCGGCAAGCAGCGCCCGGTGTGCATCCTCGGCCGCGATGCGCGGTTGAGCGGGCCCATGGTAGGCGATCTTGTGCGCGCTGCACTGGTTGGTCTTGGGTTCGAGGTCATCGACCTGGGCCTCGCCACAACGCCTACTGTTGAGATGGCCGTGCCCGGTGAAGGGGCCGATGCGGGCATCATCCTTACCGCAAGCCACAATCCCAAGCAGTGGAACGCGCTGAAACTCCTCAACGCGAAGGGTGAGTTCATCAGCGCGGCCGATGGTGCCGAGGTGTTGCGCATAGCCGAAGAGAACGCGTTCACCTTCGCTGGTGTCGATGAACTGGGCGGCGTGCGTACCGATGCATCGTGGACGCAGAAGCACATCGATGCGATCCTCGCGCTCGACCTCGTTGACGTGGCCGCTATCCGCGCAAAGAACTTCAAGGTGGTGGTGGATGCGGTGAACAGCGTGGGCGGCGTGGCCGTGCCGCAACTACTGAAGGCGCTCGGTGTGAAGGATGTGGTGGAACTCTACTGCGAACCGAACGGGAAGTTCCCCCACAACCCCGAACCGCTACCTGAGCATTTGCAGGACATCTGTGCGTTGGTGAAGAAGGAGAGCGCGCACTTGGGCATCTGTGTCGACCCCGATGTGGACCGCCTGGCGCTGGTGTGTGAGGACGGCAGCCTCTTCGGCGAGGAGTACACGTTGGTGGCCTGCGCCGACCATGTGCTGGCCAGCCGCCCCGGCGACACGGTGAGCAACCTGAGCAGCACGCGCGCGCTGAACGATGTGGCCGCACGCCACGGCCGCACGCGCCATGCGAGCGCGGTGGGCGAAGTGAACGTGGTGGAACTGATGCGCAAGGTGAACGCACCGATAGGCGGCGAAGGCAACGGCGGCGTGATCCTGAGTGAGCTGCATTATGGCCGTGATGCGCTGGCGGGCATTGCACTGTTCCTGACGTTGTTGGCCAAGCGCGGCGGGACGTGCAGTGCGTTGCGCCGCAGCTATCCGGATTACTTCATCAGCAAGAACAAGATCGATGCCTCGACTGCGCTCGGCATGACAGGACAGGAGAATGGACTGCAAGCCATTCTTGACAGCATGCAACGCAAGTACGCCGCGCAACCGCACAGCACCGTCGATGGCCTTCGCATCGAGTTCGGCAACGAGTGGGTGCACCTGCGCCGCAGCAACACCGAGCCGATCATCCGCATCTACGCGGAGAGCAGCACGCCTGCTGCTGCCGATGCGCTGGCGAAGCGCATCATGGCGGAGCTGGGGGAGTTAGCGGGGGTGAAGGTTTAA
- a CDS encoding tetratricopeptide repeat protein: protein MNEHRQPRSERSKNAPPCVQRFEGMLLRNETLFFDVEDFDQIINHYLEQNETRRAKQALDIGFTQHPNSNDLRFCEAQVLMSMGKLNAALSILDQLGRAEPYNVDVLMNKAAIHSQLRDHRRAIEHYKKALELAEEGHDEILLDMSFEHENLEAFDDAIQCLLRAAEINPENDAVLYELAYCYDLAGRNNESIVYFREFTDKYPYAFVAWYNLGNALAIAERIDESNEALELSIAIDERFTSAYFSKARNLLVSGRYEEAIACYRETQTYEGPQAITFSYIGECYEKMERYNEALIHYDQALALDPNWTDAWIGRGVVKDLQSKTAEAIKDLEIATRIQPDHPDAWYYLANTLGRAAQYERSLQAYTKLNALDASHLEGWMDHADMLMHLKGPDAAMKKLKEGEMVHKLNPAYRFRMASYLLRCGREQQGLLELEEALMSDPKGHKALTDHYPEALHLPQVVHIIGLYDK from the coding sequence ATGAACGAACACAGACAGCCGCGCAGTGAGCGCAGCAAGAACGCACCACCGTGCGTGCAGCGTTTCGAAGGCATGCTGCTCCGCAACGAGACGCTGTTCTTCGATGTGGAGGACTTCGACCAGATCATCAACCACTATCTGGAGCAGAACGAGACGCGCCGGGCCAAACAGGCGCTCGACATCGGCTTTACGCAGCACCCCAACAGCAACGACCTGCGCTTCTGCGAGGCACAGGTGCTCATGAGCATGGGCAAGCTGAACGCCGCCCTGAGCATCCTGGACCAGCTGGGCCGCGCCGAACCCTACAACGTGGATGTGCTGATGAACAAGGCGGCCATCCACAGCCAGCTGCGCGACCACCGTCGCGCCATCGAGCACTACAAGAAGGCGTTGGAGCTGGCCGAGGAAGGGCACGATGAGATCCTGCTCGACATGTCGTTCGAGCATGAGAACCTGGAGGCGTTCGACGATGCCATCCAGTGCCTGCTGCGCGCTGCGGAGATCAACCCGGAGAACGATGCGGTGCTCTACGAACTGGCCTACTGCTACGACCTGGCCGGGCGCAACAACGAGAGCATCGTGTACTTCCGCGAGTTCACGGACAAGTACCCGTACGCCTTCGTGGCGTGGTACAACCTGGGCAACGCCCTGGCCATCGCCGAGCGCATCGATGAGAGCAACGAAGCCTTGGAACTGAGCATCGCCATCGATGAGCGCTTCACCAGCGCCTACTTCAGCAAGGCCCGCAACCTGCTCGTCTCCGGCCGTTACGAAGAGGCCATCGCGTGCTATCGCGAAACGCAGACCTACGAAGGTCCGCAGGCCATCACCTTCAGCTACATCGGCGAGTGCTACGAGAAGATGGAGCGCTACAACGAAGCGCTCATCCATTATGACCAAGCCCTTGCGCTGGACCCCAACTGGACCGATGCTTGGATCGGCCGCGGCGTGGTGAAGGACCTGCAGAGCAAGACCGCGGAGGCCATCAAGGACCTGGAGATCGCCACGCGCATACAGCCCGACCATCCTGACGCTTGGTACTATTTGGCCAACACGCTGGGCCGGGCCGCACAGTACGAGCGCTCGCTGCAGGCCTACACCAAGTTGAACGCGCTCGACGCGAGCCACCTCGAAGGCTGGATGGACCATGCCGACATGCTCATGCACCTGAAGGGCCCGGACGCAGCGATGAAGAAGCTCAAGGAGGGCGAGATGGTGCACAAGCTGAACCCCGCGTACCGCTTCCGCATGGCCAGCTACCTCCTCCGTTGCGGCCGCGAGCAACAAGGTTTGCTGGAACTGGAAGAAGCGTTGATGAGCGACCCCAAAGGCCACAAGGCCCTCACCGATCATTATCCCGAAGCGCTGCACTTGCCGCAGGTGGTGCACATCATCGGGCTCTACGATAAATGA
- a CDS encoding phosphosulfolactate synthase has product MNYRLSHIPARTRKPREEGLTMVMDKGLSLRQAEDLVEGCGHLVDMLKLGFGSSYVMPKLKEKIALYHKADMRVYLGGTLFEAFVARGQFKDYVKLIEDLGLNFAEVSDGSINIPHKEKCEYINKLARKVTVLSEVGSKEEGILISPARWVRMMQDELKAGSWKVIAEARESGTVGIYRPNGHAHTTLVNKIIAKVPNKDIIWEAPRKPQQVWFIQLMGPNVNLGNIAPDEVIALETLRLGLRGDTFFDHLPESMSEKLRQTKE; this is encoded by the coding sequence ATGAACTACCGCCTTTCGCACATCCCCGCGCGCACCCGCAAGCCGCGCGAGGAAGGGCTCACCATGGTGATGGACAAGGGCCTCAGCCTGCGCCAGGCCGAGGATCTTGTGGAGGGCTGTGGCCACTTAGTGGACATGCTCAAGCTCGGTTTCGGCAGCAGCTACGTGATGCCCAAGCTGAAAGAGAAGATCGCCCTCTACCACAAAGCCGACATGCGCGTGTACCTCGGCGGCACGCTGTTCGAGGCCTTCGTTGCGCGCGGGCAGTTCAAGGACTACGTGAAGCTCATCGAAGACCTCGGCCTGAACTTCGCCGAAGTGAGCGACGGGAGCATCAATATTCCGCACAAGGAAAAGTGCGAGTACATCAACAAGCTGGCCCGCAAGGTGACGGTGCTCAGTGAAGTGGGCAGCAAAGAGGAGGGCATCCTCATCAGCCCCGCGCGTTGGGTACGCATGATGCAGGACGAACTGAAGGCCGGCAGTTGGAAGGTGATCGCCGAAGCGCGCGAGAGCGGTACGGTGGGCATCTACCGGCCCAACGGTCATGCGCACACCACACTGGTGAACAAGATCATCGCCAAGGTGCCCAACAAGGACATCATCTGGGAAGCACCGCGCAAGCCGCAACAAGTGTGGTTCATCCAGTTGATGGGGCCGAATGTCAACCTCGGCAACATCGCCCCGGATGAAGTGATAGCCCTGGAAACGCTGCGCCTCGGCCTGCGCGGCGACACCTTCTTCGACCACCTGCCCGAGAGCATGAGCGAGAAGCTGCGGCAGACGAAAGAATGA
- a CDS encoding rhodanese-like domain-containing protein, whose translation MQEITPKELEAMKKEGKPFQLIDVREPYEVELCNIGGTPIPMGDVVERIDEVRKDVPVVIHCRSGARSGAVINALSSRYGYTNLINLKGGILAYGREVDPSMKCE comes from the coding sequence ATGCAGGAGATCACACCGAAAGAACTTGAAGCGATGAAGAAGGAAGGCAAGCCGTTCCAGCTCATCGACGTGCGCGAACCCTACGAAGTGGAACTGTGCAACATCGGTGGTACGCCCATCCCCATGGGCGACGTCGTGGAGCGCATAGACGAGGTGCGAAAGGACGTGCCGGTGGTGATCCACTGCCGAAGCGGGGCCCGCAGTGGGGCTGTCATCAATGCGCTCAGCTCGCGCTACGGCTACACCAACCTCATCAACTTGAAAGGCGGCATCCTGGCCTATGGCCGCGAAGTGGACCCCTCAATGAAGTGCGAGTGA